From a region of the Podospora pseudopauciseta strain CBS 411.78 chromosome 7 map unlocalized CBS411.78m_7, whole genome shotgun sequence genome:
- a CDS encoding uncharacterized protein (COG:S; EggNog:ENOG503NW8F), with protein sequence MPGASVAVMPSTATSTPASRKTSIAPERKYKCQFCNRAFSRSEHRSRHERSHTKERPFKCQKCRSTFVRRDLLLRHDRTVHAKDGGVPLHSDGKRRGGPKAARTVSGSSKSALAIDTSALSEQIEASSDGIFDVETAAMLVADIQHKARAAARANSEFGASPSSMTFPSNGSTMLEPTYTNAPLTLHQWDGFVPQDPKAHSITSNGSMSFDAQNPNQLLGGQHGNGLAPNMQAMINSLPPSAAGTPAPQSPFVQQRADSPADGAQSSTFKAPMINSDEERNVILDNIRGNDSEHAIPEGFRVPSLSSLNRYLATYFGLFHHHLPFLHPASFEPTQVSPALLLAVLSIGALYAFDQEQAYVLHIGSKVLVNQFLQNKENFSSRKCPLWTMQSSLLNMIFASWSGDAKGLEWACSIKGLLANMVAGNRYELKLRQEARGGRPPTRAEWVEDEGCRRTYYAVYIFFGLLTLTYNHTPAISFNEFEDLQLPSTEALWNLKVSEDAWQDHLRASPSVTIMKAHADLFQGEALKYSAFATRVMINALFLEVWYHKRSPEALQDVLTEYKLRIALETWEKSLDLCEPETVAVPLSAPHKGHPLIFNAKAMFRNARARLEVDLKGVQEALRYHESYEVAAAMANARDRVKRSSEMIKVIQECYDCIETAVRQGVRWVARTSPTNWSIEHPLCGMDLIIILSLWLYRLEHDEEQATEEELVMYNKIRELLGKDLDDRYVPQLSSLVARLWGSMLDEVVVWGITRLMGESFRLHSQALVGYVDDIAASSNVSTPSMTSQGADEDSVY encoded by the exons ATGCCAGGCGCGAGCGTGGCAGTCATGCCATCAACGGCCACATCTACGCCGGCCTCCCGGAAGACGTCAATCGCGCCAGAAAGAAAGTACAAATGCCAGTTCTGCAACCGAGCTTTTAGCAGAAGCGAGCACAGAAGCAGACATGAACGATCAC ACACCAAGGAGCGGCCGTTCAAGTGCCAAAAGTGTCGCAGTACCTTTGTCAGACGTGATCTTCTCCTCAGACATGACCGTACCGTGCACGCTAAAGATGGCGGTGTTCCTCTTCACAGTGATGGAAAACGTCGCGGCGGTCCCAAGGCGGCCAGAACTGTCAGCGGCTCTTCCAAGTCGGCGCTTGCGATTGACACGTCAGCTCTGAGTGAGCAGATTGAAGCTAGTAGCGATGGTATTTTTGATGTGGAAACTGCTGCGATGCTTGTTGCTGATATTCAACATAAAGCTCGCGCAGCTGCTCGAGCCAACAGCGAATTCGGTGCCAGCCCAAGCAGCATGACCTTCCCCTCGAACGGGTCGACGATGTTGGAACCAACCTACACCAACGCTCCTCTCACTCTGCACCAGTGGGATGGCTTTGTCCCGCAGGACCCCAAGGCGCACTCGATCACTTCAAACGGATCGATGTCGTTTGATGCCCAGAATCccaaccagctcctcggcggcCAGCACGGCAATGGGTTGGCGCCGAATATGCAGGCCATGATCAACTCTCTGCCTCCTTCTGCCGCGGGCACCCCTGCCCCCCAGTCACCGTTTGTGCAGCAGCGCGCCGACAGCCCTGCCGATGGCGCTCAGTCGTCCACCTTCAAGGCGCCCATGATCAACAGTGACGAGGAGAGAAACGTGATTCTGGACAACATTCGTGGCAATGACAGCGAGCACGCTATCCCTGAAGGCTTCCGGGTCCCCAGCCTGTCGTCCCTGAACCGCTACCTGGCCACCTACTTTGGCCtgttccaccaccacctgcctTTCTTGCACCCCGCTTCGTTCGAGCCCACCCAGGTTTCGCCTGCGCTTCTCTTGGCTGTTCTTTCCATCGGTGCTCTTTATGCCTTTGACCAAGAACAGGCTTACGTGCTCCACATTGGCTCCAAGGTGCTGGTCAACCAGTTCCTCCAGAACAAGGAGAACTTCAGCTCCCGAAAGTGCCCATTGTGGACCATGCAGAGTTCGTTGCTCAACATGATCTTTGCTAGCTGGAGTGGTGACGCCAAGGGTCTCGAGTGGGCCTGCTCCATCAAGGGTCTTCTTGCCAACATGGTCGCCGGGAATCGTTACGAGTTGAAGCTTCGTCAGGAGGCTCGTGGTGGTCGCCCGCCGACCCGTGCTGAGTGGGTTGAGGATGAAGGATGCCGCCGTACCTACTATGCCGTCTACATCTTCTTCGGCCTCCTCACTCTTACGTACAATCACACTCCGGCCATCAGCTTCAACGAGTTTGAGGATCTTCAGCTGCCATCCACCGAGGCTCTCTGGAATCTCAAGGTATCGGAGGATGCCTGGCAAGACCACCTCCGAGCTTCTCCCAGCGTCACCATCATGAAGGCCCACGCCGATCTGTTCCAAGGAGAGGCGCTCAAGTACAGTGCTTTTGCCACTCGTGTCATGATAAACGCGCTCTTCCTCGAAGTCTGGTACCACAAACGCAGCCCCGAGGCCCTGCAGGATGTTCTCACGGAGTACAAGCTTAGGATTGCTTTAGAGACTTGGGAGAAATCTTTGGACCTCTGCGAGCCTGAGACTGTCGCCGTGCCCCTCAGTGCGCCTCACAAGGGCCACCCGCTTATCTTCAACGCCAAGGCCATGTTCCGCAATGCTCGCGCTCGTCTCGAGGTGGACCTTAAGGGAGTCCAGGAAGCTCTGCGGTACCACGAATCGTACGaagtcgccgccgccatggccAACGCTCGGGACCGCGTCAAGCGCTCCAGCGAAATGATCAAGGTCATTCAAGAGTGCTACGACTGCATCGAGACTGCGGTGCGTCAGGGCGTTCGCTGGGTTGCCAGAACGTCGCCAACAAACTGGAGCATCGAGCACCCTCTTTGCGGCATGGATctgatcatcatcctcagctTGTGGCTGTATCGTCTGGAACATGACGAGGAGCAAGCTACTGAGGAAGAGCTGGTCATGTACAACAAGATCCGTGAGCTTCTCGGCAAGGATCTTGATGACCGCTATGTACCGCAGCTGAGCTCGCTGGTGGCCCGTCTCTGGGGTTCCATGCTCGAcgaggtggttgtttgggg AATTACTCGCCTCATGGGTGAATCCTTCCGCCTCCACTCTCAAGCTCTCGTCGGCTACGTCGACGATATTGCTGCCTCGTCGAATGTTTCGACACCGTCCATGACCTCTCAGGGCGCGGACGAGGACAGCGTGTACTAA
- the CDC25 gene encoding cell division cycle-related protein (EggNog:ENOG503NUVS; COG:T) gives MNGIVGSAPPGAMYVRALYDYEADDRTSLSFHEGDIIQVITRLESGWWDGVINGVRGWFPSNYCQIIDELPELEENGEPEQVEEEPDDHPEVYEGEYEDEDGSELDDVEGLPLEGTEGDRLRADFWIPQATPDGRLFYYNTMTGESRADLPLESPSSVTETGPRDRMNLSVPDRTRPPAEMIARGLTRDEEDESDVNSASELEGEALMNMRGSAPVSRRFQMGDGISPAPSMDSMNGQSPVTRARGETFPNGSSAQTPMVSSATAFTSSGFNLPTAATIPRSFFDDGTTPALNWPRLVSNMKKAIDRYREVITSGNRAEYVARAEDISDHLRLLLAAGSGTTDNHSGQPSIISTNKALYPHFRDMMSKFSKLVISSHIAAADWPNAESIQKCLQEADGVLLGVFSYLEVAKQQRGDEIPRLFPGFVIGSNAGGSWQNNGLGPRDAITTNFLEDEEGLVEPNALLDGKLLERLDELKRMVVSSIRELDKNLLVTDKIITPYKHEMIGNAVCAAGSKVLDMFKPWIAMIESIDLSLLDNTFQTPQLADFSTNKQSLYDNISDLILGCQAVAGPLADEWSEVRGQALEERLEYVRNCARALETNSSHIGFSLQLLSEQVSIVLQQQAETRMREEVPTREQPRRMETMPYERPHQRTESLSRPVRPGMPMGSQSFTEGDTMMTTNPYRKDDKLKKFFGEDPTPVQQTLIDDTPEFLRLDHDVDLSWDLKTQPPTVKGGSLMALVEQLTRHDKLDANFNNTFLLTYRSFTSARELFELLVKRFNLQPPEGLTQPEYDQWTNQKQKLIRFRIVNILKNWFDNFWMEDPSEEATKQLLRDVYNFAKDTVKSTETPGSGPLMTVLDQRLNGKEAGARRMIQTVNQNTPAPIMPKNMKKLKFLDIDVTEFARQLTIIESRLYGKIKPTECLNKTWQKKVGEGEPEPAPNVKALILHSNQMTNWVAEMILSQTDVRKRVVVIKHFVAVADKCRGLNNFSTLTSIISALGTAPIARLKRTWDQVPQRIHATLETMRKLMASTKNFGEYREALHAQQPPCIPFFGVYLTDLTFIEDGIPSIIKKTNLINFAKRAKTAEVIRDIQQYQNVAYSLQPVPELQDYILSNMQQAGDVHEMYDKSLQIEPREREDEKIVRVLAESGFL, from the exons ATGAACGGCATCGTGGGGTCGGCACCTCCTGGTGCCATGTACGTCAGGGCGCTCTATGATTACGAGGCTGATGACAGGACGAGCTTGAGCTTTCATGAAGGCGACATTATCCAGGTCATTACTCGGCTCGAGAGCGGATGGTGGGACGGTGTCATCAACGGCGTCAGAGGCTGGTTTCCTAGTAATTACTGCCAGATCATTGACGAACTCCCAGAGCTTGAAGAAAACGGCGAGCCAGAacaggtcgaggaggaacCTGATGACCACCCGGAAGTATACGAAGGAGAGtatgaggatgaagatggctcCGAACTTGACGATGTCGAGGGCCTTCCCCTCGAGGGAACCGAAGGCGACAGGCTGAGGGCCGATTTCTGGATCCCTCAAGCCACTCCAGACGGCAGGCTATTCTACTACAACACCATGACGGGCGAGAGCAGAGCGGACCTGCCACTCGAGTCTCCCTCTTCGGTGACCGAGACAGGCCCAAGAGATCGCATGAATCTCAGTGTTCCCGACCGAACAAGGCCGCCGGCCGAAATGATTGCCAGAGGGCTGACCcgagacgaggaggacgaatCGGACGTCAACTCGGCATCCGAATTAGAAGGCGAGGCTCTGATGAACATGCGAGGCTCAGCG CCTGTTTCACGCCGATTCCAGATGGGTGACGGTATTTCTCCAGCACCATCCATGGATTCTATGAACGGGCAGTCGCCGGTGACGAGAGCTCGCGGCGAGACGTTTCCAAACGGCAGCTCAGCTCAGACCCCAATGGTATCTTCAGCCACTGCGTTTACCAGCTCCGGGTTCAACCTGCCTACTGCTGCAACGATTCCGCGATCCTTTTTCGACGACGGAACGACACCTGCACTCAACTGGCCTCGTTTGGTGTCCAACATGAAGAAGGCTATTGACCGCTACAGGGAGGTCATCACGAGCGGCAACAGGGCAGAGTATGTTGCACGCGCTGAAGACATCTCAGATCACTTGCGCCTTCTCTTGGCAGCAGGCTCCGGAACGACCGACAACCACTCAGGCCAACCCTCGATCATCTCGACAAACAAGGCGCTCTACCCGCATTTCCGTGACATGATGTCCAAGTTTAGCAAGCTCGTCATCTCTTCACACATCGCGGCGGCGGACTGGCCCAATGCCGAGTCGATACAAAAATGCCTGCAGGAAGCCGACGGCGTCCTGCTAGGTGTCTTTAGCTATCTCGAGGTTGCAAAGCAGCAACGAGGCGACGAGATTCCACGACTGTTCCCAGGCTTTGTTATTGGGTCGAATGCGGGTGGCAGCTGGCAGAACAATGGACTAGGTCCTCGtgacgccatcaccaccaactttctcgaggatgaggaaggcCTGGTTGAACCAAATGCCCTCCTGGATGGCAAGCTTCTGGAGCGGCTTGATGAGCTAAAAAGGATGGTGGTCTCGAGCATCCGTGAGCTGGATAAGAACCTGCTGGTTACGGACAAGATCATCACCCCCTACAAGCACGAAATGATTGGAAATGCTGTTTGCGCCGCCGGCAGCAAGGTACTGGATATGTTCAAGCCCTGGATTGCCATGATTGAATCAATCGACCTCTCGCTGCTGGACAACACGTTCCAAACGCCGCAACTTGCCGACTTTAGCACCAACAAGCAAAGTTTATATGATAATATCTCTGATTTGATTCTGGGTTGTCAAGCAGTGGCTGGTCCGTTGGCGGACGAGTGGTCAGAGGTGAGGGGTCAAGCTCTGGAGGAACGGCTGGAGTATGTCCGAAACTGCGCACGAGCACTGGAGACGAACTCATCCCATATCGGATTCTCGCTCCAGCTTCTTTCCGAGCAGGTTTCGATTGTCTTGCAGCAACAGGCCGAGACGCGCATGCGGGAAGAAGTGCCCACGCGAGAGCAACCAAGAAGGATGGAGACCATGCCATATGAGCGACCGCATCAGCGGACAGAGTCGCTGTCGCGGCCTGTCAGACCGGGAATGCCTATGGGGTCGCAGTCGTTTACTGAAGGTGACACCATGATGACGACTAACCCGTACCGGAAGGATGACAAGCTTAAGAAGTTCTTTGGAGAAGACCCTACCCCGGTGCAGCAAACGTTGATTGACGACACCCCCGAGTTCTTGAGGCTGGACCACGATGTCGACCTTTCCTGGGACCTCAAGACCCAACCGCCAACGGTCAAGGGTGGTTCCCTGATGGCCTTGGTGGAGCAACTTACACGGCACGACAAGCTCGAcgccaacttcaacaacacctttCTTCTTACCTATCGGTCGTTCACATCAGCACGAGAGCTGTTTGAGCTTTTGGTGAAGAGGTTCAACCTGCAACCGCCAGAAGGACTGACCCAGCCCGAGTATGACCAGTGGACAAACCAGAAACAAAAACTGATCCGCTTCCGCATCGTCAATATCTTGAAGAACTGGTTCGACAACTTCTGGATGGAGGACCCAAGCGAGGAAGCCACGAAGCAGCTGTTGCGGGATGTTTACAACTTTGCCAAGGACACGGTCAAATCCACCGAGACGCCCGGTTCGGGTCCTCTGATGACGGTACTCGACCAGCGACTGAATGGCAAGGAGGCGGGCGCCCGCCGCATGATTCAGACGGTCAACCAGAACACGCCAGCTCCCATCATGCCGAAGAACatgaagaagctcaagtTCCTCGACATCGACGTTACCGAGTTCGCCCGCCAGCTCACGATTATCGAGTCCCGTCTGTACGGCAAGATCAAGCCAACCGAGTGTCTGAACAAGACTTGGCAGAAgaaggttggagagggagagccaGAGCCTGCTCCGAACGTGAAGGCCCTAATTCTTCATTCTAATCAAATGACCAATTGGGTGGCTGAGATGATCTTGTCACAGACCGACGTGAGGAAACGCGTCGTTGTTATCAAGCACTTTGTGGCGGTTGCCGACAAGTGCCGTGGGCTCAACAACTTTTCGACCCTCacatccatcatctccgcCTTGGGTACTGCGCCTATTGCCCGCCTCAAGCGGACATGGGATCAAGTGCCGCAGCGCATTCACGCCACCCTGGAGACGATGCGCAAGTTGATGGCCAGCACCAAGAACTTTGGCGAGTACAGAGAAGCGCTGCACGCTCAACAGCCCCCCTGCATTCCCTTCTTTGGTGTTTACCTGACCGACTTGACCTTCATCGAGGACGGCATCCCGtccatcatcaagaagacTAACCTCATCAACTTTGCCAAGCGAGCGAAGACGGCCGAAGTGATCCGGGACATTCAGCAGTACCAGAATGTGGCTTACTCGCTCCAGCCGGTCCCCGAGCTCCAGGATTACATACTCAGCAACATGCAGCAGGCGGGAGACGTGCACGAGATGTACGACAAGAGCTTGCAGATTGAGCCGCGCGAGCGGGAAGACGAAAAGATCGTCAG AGTTTTGGCCGAGTCTGGGTTCCTATGA
- a CDS encoding uncharacterized protein (CAZy:GH16; EggNog:ENOG503NZM7; COG:G): MAFLAGVLPLLLATATILTIPLSSTLSLLILTPLALADCECGYLSTIGELLPNSHAPSHQQHHALFTDLIESDFTKLVPEGEGEATIAANTDWVRQEFNLSDQRARGKYGEMFAVENVDAAGKEEEDKGLKLVVRASVVEDMVPVAEIDTRRLDMYWGTFRASMKMTKERGTCSAFFWYFNDTQEIDMEFLSKDFDKSNDSYPVNLVLQSREAVLNGYDSAATSNFVKAYLPFDPTEGFHEYRIDYLPGRVYFYVDGGLLGKIEGEAVPSSAGHLILQHWSNGNGLWSGGPPGRDAGFVVRYVKAYFNSSREERQRDWENRCRYPGAEGAVCMVPDVLPTNGTAGEWFFMERGNMTNNQTVWRSEGGRGEGRKRLSGWVVLGVVVWFML; the protein is encoded by the exons ATGGCCTTTCTCGCAGGGGTCCTCCCTCTCCTACTAGCAACCGCAACCATCCTCACCATTCCCCTCTCATCAACGTTATCACTTCTAATTCTCACCCCCCTAGCCCTAGCAGACTGCGAATGCGGCTACCTCTCCACCATAGGCGAgctcctccccaactcccacgccccttctcatcaacaacaccatgccCTCTTTACCGACCTCATCGAGTCCGACTTCACAAAATTAGTccccgagggcgagggagaagccACCATAGCAGCCAACACGGACTGGGTTCGTCAAGAATTCAACCTGAGCGATCAAAGGGCAAGGGGAAAATACGGAGAGATGTTTGCCGTGGAGAATGTGGACGCTGCCgggaaagaggaggaggataaaGGGCtgaagttggtggtgagggcgagTGTGGTAGAGGATATGGTGCCTGTGGCAGAGATTGATACGAGGAGGTTGGACATGTACTGGGGCACGTTTAGGGCTTCGATGAAAATGacgaaggagagggggactTGTTCGGCCTTTTTTTGG TATTTCAACGACACGCAAGAAATCGACATGGAGTTTTTGTCCAAGGACTTTGACAAGAGCAACGATAGCTATCCGGTTAATCTGGTTTTGCAGTCGAGGGAGGCGGTGTTGAATGGGTATGATTCTGCGGCGACGTCGAACTTTGTCAAGGCTTATTTACCGTTTGATCCGACGGAAGGGTTTCATGAGTATAGGATTGATTATTTACCTGGGAGGGTGTATTTTTatgtggatggggggttgttagGGAAGAttgagggggaggcggtgccGAGCTCGGCGGGGCATTTGATTTTGCAGCATTGGAGTAATGGGAATGGGTTGTGGAGTGGGGGGCCGCCGGGGAGGGATGCTGGGTTTGTGGTGAGATATGTCAAGGCGTATTTTAATAgttcgagggaggagaggcagagggaTTGGGAGAATAGGTGTAGGTATCCTGGTGCGGAGGGGGCGGTTTGTATGGTGCCGGATGTGTTGCCCACTAATGGGACGGCGGGGGAGTGGTTTTTTATGGAGAGGGGGAACATGACTAATAATCAGACTGTCTGGAGGagtgaaggggggaggggggaggggaggaaaaggctgTCGGGGTGGGTAGTGTTGGGagtggtggtttggtttATGCTTTAG